The region CGGTTAGTAAGTTTTAGTAAACTAAAAGTGGTATATTTGTGTACATATGTTTATTTAAGATTGACATAGGTGTTTTGTTGTGATTAATTGAAGTCGTCACATGGCAAGGGAACGTCTCATCGGCGGTAATTTTGTCCACCTAAGAACACGGAGCAGGAGTCAGTCATGCAGGAAAGATTTTGCAAATGCGGTAACCGGGTAATGGTCCAATACCACAGCAAAAAAGATGCAGCATGGTTTACCCGTTTCTGGGTGATGGGAAACACTTTCGGCAAGACCATCCGGGTCTGTCCGGTTTGCGGTTCCCCTCTTGATATCAACAGTCTCAACTAAATAGTTAATCATTTTTACCTGCGCATTTTTGCAAACAGAAACGCGGAAGCTTTTAAGGCGATAGTTTTTCGCATGAATATTTTTCTAAATTTCCGTGGGCTTCTCCCCTGTTGCCTGCGCGAAAAAGCACCATCTCATCACACACTTAATTCATCTCTCATCATCATGGCAGGCTGTCTTCCGGGCAGTCTGCCATACCCCCCTGATCCTGTATGTGGAATTGATATCCGTAAGAGGAGTTCTTTTTTGTTTATGCGGGATCAGCCCTCTAGGAGGGCTATACCGGCTGGACCGCAGGCGGGCGGACTGATAAAGGGTTTGTTGTTAATTCTTTTAAGCCTGATTTTGCGGAGGACCGGATGGGTAAATGGATTGTTGATTTTCAAGGGCGTAACCACTCCACAGCAATTAAGCTGAATTTCCTGTGGCAGCAGGATAATATTTTCATCATGGATAATCACCGGGCGGCATTATGGTGCTGGCTTGATGTATTGAAAAAAAGTGAATCAGTTAACCTCTTCCATGTTGACCGTCATTTTGATGCTCTGTTTTCCGCTAAGGATTATGCTCATTTCCCGCATGATGATTTTGAGGGTTTTGGGATAAAGGAATATCTTGAATTCGGTTATGATAATGATTTTTTTGCCGTAACGCCTTTGTTCCGCTGGGATAACTATCTGGGTCTATTTATTGAAAAGTATGGCGAGAAGATAGGTGAATGGGCTTTTGCTACCCATGGCAAAGGTTCGGCTCCCCGGAATATAGGTTTCGCGGCCTATGAACCGTGGGAATTGCCCGCCGCTCTGAATAAATTGGAGGGGAATTGGATATTCAACCTTGATCTTGACTATTTCTTCGGCCGTATGGCCGATAATAAAATGGGGCGTTTATTTACCGATGCTTACATAAATGATTGGGGAAATGAACTTCGCAAGGCTTATGATACAGGGACAATTAAAGTTCTGACCATTAGCCTCAGTCCGGAATGCGCTGCCGGGTGGGCGGGGGCTGAAGCCGCGCTCGCCGCATTCAATGAGGGACTGGGAATCAGTTTTACCCTACCTGAATAGAGTTTTTGTAAAAACCGGTTTTCCATAATGGAGACCGGTTTTTTTGTAACAACGGTTAGTCCCTGTTCCATACTTTGAATTTGTGATTGGCAAAGAAGTCGGTATATAGCTCTTCGGCTTTTTCTTTAAACTTTTCGTCATGCATTATCAGTACGCTTAGAGCTTCGTATTTAAAATAAGCCACTACATCTTCCCAATCTATTTCTTCTTTATTATTCTTAAATCTAAACCCTTGAAGGCCGGGTTCCACAAGTTTTTGAGTCATGGGATCATCAACGCCGGCCGTCTTAAAAAAATCACAAATTTCATTTTTTACATTTTCTGGCCAGTCTGTTTCGCCAAGGGGAATGAGGTCCTGAAATTTATTTTCCTGTCCTTTTTTTAAGATATACATATTAAACTCCGTATTTTTCCATATTGTTATATTTATTATGGAATAAAAGTAATTCTTTTTCAAGAAAATCCGGTCAGATAAAATGAAAATCAACTGCAATCAAGATCATGTCGGCATACTGACTGGTAAATGTAACCACTTCGCCATGAAGCCTGCTGCTATGATGTGTAGATCTATCTCCATAGACACTTCTCCCATTCTGAGGAAAATGTACCAGCCTCTTCCCAGCTGTTCCCCCCGGTCCTTCCTGACACCCGGCCGGGGGGAAATCAGGGGGAATTAAAGTTATCGCCTGCAATATCTTCCATTATTAAATTTATTCTTTGACCCGCAAAAATCTTCCTATGATCTGACCTGTCGCCGGAGCTTTACGTGCGTCGTCAAATTCAGTCTTAAGGAAAGTCAGCGCTGAGCAGTCCTGTGAAAATACGAGCGTTCTGATCTGAGAATTTCCGCCTTTTCCATAATCGATGATGTCTGTAATGTAGAGAGTATTTCCGGAAACAGTTACGGACCTGTTGACCTCATTTTTGTCAAGTTTCCATTTATATTGCACGTAATCTTTATTGGCTGGGATGATATAATTATCGTAGTGGCTGCCGTCTGTTTTCTCGCCTGTTGCGATGTGAAGCGTAGCTTCTGCTGTAACCATGTTGTTCTTATAGTGTACGGTCACCCGGCCTTTGAAGGTTCCTGCAAACCGGGAATTATTCATTCTTGCGGTTTCTTGCGTATTAGTCTTTTGAGGGGCGGGGGCTTTTGTTTCTTCGGCTTCAAAAATTCCGTAGCGCGGACGTTTGAGATCTCTAAGGTTATTCATATCCTGCGCCAAACCGGCGGAGCAGGTTATGAATGTCAGGAGCATTGCGATAAAAAAAATCTTCATATGTGTGACTCCGTTGTTTTGCTAGAGATATTTGCTGGTCCAGTGTATTGTATCGGCATATTTATCAGGAGGAAAATGATTATGGTCAGGTTTGCTTTTATCTCTTTGCTGTTCGCTTTGGTCTTTTTTGTATCTGTACCCTATCTTCATGCTGAAATGAAGATTACCCTTAAAGACGGAAAGGTTCTTAATATTCCTGTCTCTGAAAATGAGGTGGAATCAATCCAATATGCTGAGCCGGATGAACCGGAAGAAGTTTTTCCGGAAAAAGCTATCCGGGTCCAAAGTGCTAAGTACGGAAATGTCAGCTTCGAACTGGAAGGACAGTTGGGGTATAAACAGTATTTCTGCAATGCCAAAGAGGCGCTGGTAAAAAAATGTGACGGTAAAAATAAATGCCGGGCTGTTGTCGGCAATTCCTTCTGTGGTGATCCCTATCCAGGAAAAGGTAAATATTTATATGTTGAATACACATGCGGACAGAAACTCAAACGGGCAAAAAAATCTCAGACTGAGATAATGATATTGAGCTGTCCGTGATCTGGCTTTGAATTATCCGGTAGGCCCGTTTTTTGCTTTCATCAGCTGAAGTGAAAAATATTCCTGCTGGAGGTTAGCGTATGCGGAATACTTTGGCACTGGGCCTCGTACTGCTCAGTGGCATGCTGCTTTTAAATTCAGGGCTTGAGGTCTACCGTTGCTTTGTTCCCAATAAAATAGAAGAACCGCGACCGGTCCGGCTTGTCCGGATAGAAGGAAAAAATTGTCCCCTTTATTTTCCACAGGGGCAGTAGGAAAATCACCCCCCTTCCTGTAAATCAGGCAGGGGGGTGTTTTTTATGAATTCGTTAAAATCATGCAGAAAACCGGATTTCTCCCGGTTGACCATCAGGTGGAGTTTAAAGGTGTAAAGAGGCTTATCAAGCATCTTGAACTCATTCATTACATGTCCTGATCTTTTTACCAGTCCGGGTAGGGTGCTTTTATTGCAAATCGCCGCATCTACCCTTTTTTTTAGCAGGAGTTCCAGCATCTGGCTGGTTGAGTAGACAGCGTGCCGGTTAAGCTGTCCTTTTTTAAAATACTCATCCAGCGGTCCGTAAGAATTACCATGCAGAACTGCAATGGTTCTTCCTGTCAGAGAGAGCAGATCCGATTTTGTAAGTGGAGAATTTTTGCGTACCAGCAGATAGTCTCCTACCGTCCATAAGGGTAGTGAGTTTCTGTATTTTGAGTTTATTTCATCACAGAGGAACATAGGTGAACTCAGAGCAAAAGCGTCTGCTTTTCCGGTCGCGAGTATTTTGCCGATTCTTGCTCTTGGCAAACACTTATATTCAAGGTCGTATTCTGGGTGCTGGGCCTGAAATTTATCCAGCATATCGATAAATAACCCATGCATACTTTTTGAGGGTTCCTTTTTACTCGTTACAATGTAAAAGGGTGGGAACTTGTATCCGAATATTATTTTTACATGCTGGCAGGACGCAGAGCCCGCATAACTGAATGTAGGCGTCAGCAGGAAAAATACAATTGATATTATAAAAGTTTTTATCGGTGATATGGACATATCTTTTTTGAATATGGGTTTATAGTTTAAAACTGGTTTGGGAGATGATGAGTAGATGTATCCTTTATTGAAGTTTTTTTCAGCTTGTTTTTTGTTTCTCGCTGTTTTGGTGACAGGATATTTTTTCATAAAATGGTTTACTGCGCCGCTTTTTCATATCGGAAGTCTGGAGCAGGGGCAGGTTCTGAGGTTTAATGACACAGATTTGCTGCCGGAATTTGAAAATGAAGAGTTGCGAGTGCTCAGTTATAATCTGGGATTTGCCGCCGGACCGGTTCAGATTACTTTGGCCGATGATCATCCGGAATCTTTCTATACTTCCAATCTAGATAAATTTATTGAGCTGGTCAGGGCAAAAAAGGCTAACATTCTGCTTTTGCAGGAGGTGGATCTTGATTCAAAACGCTCTTGGTACATGAATCAGCTTGATTACATCATGCAGGAGCTGGGTTGGGGATATGCAGCTCCGGTGGTGGACTGGGATATGTTTTTTCCTTTTAGAAAAGAACGCAAAATAACCAAAGCCACCGTGGTTATATCCAAATTTCCTATGGTCAGTAATGAGTACACACTGACTTCCTGTAAGCCTAATTTTGAAAATATGCTCCTGAATCTGTTTTACTATCCGCTGCTTTGGAAATCCACAATGCAGCGGGTAGGGCTGAAGGTAAACGGTAAAATTCTGGATATCTATAATGTCCATCTGTGTGTCTGGAATAGAGCGGCCCGTGTGGCACAGGCAGAATTTCTGACTGAATGGATAAATAGGGAGAGTGCCGGCAATAATTATCTCATCGGCGGGGACTTCAATTTTCAGGCTTATATCCGGGGCACGCCAGTTCCAAATGATGATTTAAAGAAGATACCGTTTATAAAAGGATTTCGGGAGCGTTTGAAAGGTTGCGGTGAGATCCTGAGCAACTTCAATAGTTCGGCTGAGGAGCTTCATAAAAATTATACATTTGCAGAACGCAAACATCGCTACGACTTTCTCTTTTATTCCCAAGGACTGCATCGTGATGGGGGTGAAGTCGTTAGGACCATTGACTCCTCTGATCATTTTCCGGTGTTCGGACGATTTAAAATTGCGGAATAAATAGTGCTGATAAGTAGAATAATGCAATTGAATAGGAGTAACCTATCTGTAGGGCTAAAAAAATGCTATAAGAACAAACAGTAAAAAAAAGTTGCGTTATGTTCGGTTCATGTCACGAAACTTGGGGGACGTGATGAAGATAAATAAAAGTTCTTTTGCCGTAGTTAGTCTGGTTTTATTTTTTGCGTATTACGTTCTTATTATTCCGCAGGCCGAGGCAAAAGATATTTTTATTGTTCACAGCTATGCTTTGGATAATATCTGCGGCGACCCGCAACATCAGGGAGTTTTGGAAAGTCTGGCCAAGGCCGGATTTGTGGAAGGGGATAACCTTACGGTGTACAAATACGCTATGGATACCAAGAAGGTGAACAATACCCCGGAATTGATCGCTCAACAGGCTGAGATTGTCCTTGAAAAAGTGAAAGCGCAGCATCCTGATGTTCTGGTTCTGCTGGATGACAATGCATTCCGGACCGTGGGGCTAAGGCTTGTGGATACGGATATCAATATTGTCTTTTGCGGCTTGAACGGGCAGCCCGAAGATTATGACCGCAAGGTAAAGTGGATGACTTCGAAGAGCCGTCCGGGTCACAATATTACCGGAGTATATGAGAAACTTCATTTTATTGAAGCGTGTCTGGTTCAGCAGAAGATTATTCCTGACCTCAAAAAAATTTTGGTGATCGGAGACGAATCTCCCACCGGAAAGGCCATTCTGAAGCAGATTAATAAAGAGCTGGAAGAGTCCGAGTTAGGTCCGGGCCTTGAGATAGAAATACGCATAGCCCCCAGTTGGGAAGAGTATAAAAAAATACTGGGTCAGGCCTGCTCCGATTCATCAATCGGGACAATTTATCCCTCGGCAACTTTACTTAAAGACAGCAAATCCGGAGCACATTCTACCTCGGAGATTGTTGAATGGACCGTAGCCCATTGCCGAACTCCGGGAATTCCCTTGAATTACTCCTTTGCCCGGCTTGGAATGCTGGGAGGTGTAGGAGTTGATTTTATCGCTATGGGCAGGCAGGCAGGGAAAATGGTAGCGCAAATAATGAAAGGGACGTCCCCCGGTGATATCCCTATCGAAGAAGCCGAGCGTTATGCTTTGGTTTTCAATCTTAGAAGGGCCCGTGAACTGGGAATGGAAATTCCGATTGATATACTTATGGCTGCTGACGTTGTTTACAAATAGAAGATATCCTTTTCGCTGCGATGAAGAATAAAATTTCTTATAAATTGTCCTCGCTGGTGGCTGCCGCAATTTGCGGTATGGCCCTTGTTGCTGCTCTGGCTATGGGCGGCGTATTTTCCTACAGCTATTTTAATACCCTTAAGGATGAGTTCCATAACCGGGTAAGCGCTGAAGGGCAGGAAGTCAGTCTTGAACTGTACAGCTTTCTGCATCGGGCCATGGCCCGCCTTGGCGAGCTCAGCAAGGATAACTCCATCCGTGTAGCTACGATGATGGGAGTGGACTATCCTCTTTCCGAAAAACTTTCCGAGTATGACCAGTCTCCGCTGGGCCTTGATTTTTATGTCATGCGTAAGGATGACGGCAGGATTTTCGATTCTTCCGGAAAGATGTTCTATAAATCTTATGTACTTGCTGCGCTTCTCGACCCTCCTCACCGTTGTTCATTCTGCAGGAAAGATGATGGCGGATTTATAACTGTTTTTTCGCTACCTATCCGCAGCCGCTCAAAGATTGTGGGAAGCGCCGCCTGTCTGGTTGATTTCTCCCGGTCGGAGGTGAAATCCACAATACAGAATTCTGAAATGAGCAGAATGGTGCTTTTTGAGAAAGGAAAGGCTTATGATCTCCTTACCGGAGCCCCCCTGCCTTTTGAGCTTGATGAAGAAGTCGCAAATGGGGATCTTATAAACGTCACCCTGAATAACGACCAGCACGGGGTTCTCTATCGCAGTTCTCTGGTTCCTGGATTGTCTTATTTTGTATCTAATGACAGTCTTGACGAGTCCTTGCAGCATACATTTTGGTTGCTGTTTCCTCTTTTCGGCGCGGTAATCGGGCTATGTCTCATGGTTTCTCTTTACCTCAGCAGTATCCTGACCCGTCCGTTAAGCGAAATGACTGATTCCGCGGAAGAGATTTCCAATGGCCGGGAAGAGGATCTCCCTGACCGTAAGAGTATGATCACTGAGATCAACGCCTTGGGGGGAGCTCTCGCTTCCATGCTGGAAAGCCTGCGTAAAAACAGAGGGTTGGAACAGTATCAATTCTTTTTTGATAACGTTGATGATCTCGTCTGCATTACCGATATTGATGGCTTTTTTCTAAAGGTCAACAGCCGTGGAACGGATTTTCTGGGCTACGGGTATGATGAGTTTTTGAAAAAAACAATTTTTGAAATTATGCCTCCTTATGAGCGCGATAGTTTGCGGTGCATCCTGAACAGTATCTTTACCGACGAAGGAGCCATGCAATTTGAATGTCCGGTAATTGCCAAATCCGGGGAGATTGTGCACACGGATGTTAGGTCTCGGAGGATTGCTTACGAGGGACAAAATGTTTTGCTGAGCGTTGTCCGTGATGTTACTGACCGTAAGCGTGATGAAGAAGAGCTCCAGCGTTATGCCGCCGAGATTCTGAAGGCCAAGGAGGTGGAAGAGAGAAATTCCGCCCATATGGCAGAGACTCTGAAAAAGCTGGAAGAGGCCATGGCCCGTGCGGAAGTGGCCAACCGCACCAAAAGTGAATTTCTAGCCCAGATGAGTCATGAAATTCGTACCCCCATGAACTCTATTCTGGGCATGGCTGATATGCTTTCAGATACTCCACTTACTGCTGAACAGAAGAGTTATGTATCTATTTTCAGCGATTCAGGTAGAGCCCTGATGAATCTTATCAATGATATTCTGGATATTTCAAAGATTGAATCCGGTAAGCTGCTTCTTGAAAATACGGTATTTAATATTGATGATCTAGTTGATGAGGTCGCAGGCATCATGTCAGTAAGTGCATGGAAAAAGAGACTTGTTTTTGCCTGCCATGTGGACCCTCTTTGTCCCGAACAATTCAAAGGTGATCCAACCAGAATCAAACAGATTCTGGTCAACCTGCTCAGCAATGCGATAAAATTCACCGATACCGGCAGTGTGACGCTGGCTATTTCAAGTCGGTCCGGTTCGGCGGATAAGGCAACACTGCACATGGTTGTCAGTGACAGTGGAATAGGTATTTCCGAGGAGAAGCTGAAAGTAATTTTTGATAATTTTGTACAGGCGGACTCCTCGACTACCCGCAAGTACGGCGGAACCGGGCTTGGGCTATCAATTACCAGAAATCTGGTGGAGATGATGGGCGGTAATATTACCGTGCATAATTTAACCTCCGGCGGGGCAGAATTCAGGGCCGATATTCAAGTCGGGCAAGTTTCTTTACCGGAAGAGGGTAGCGCAGCTGTCAGAACTGCTGTGCAGGAGCGTGAAATTCTGGTCATTGATGAGCATGATCTGGTCGGAAACTATATCTGTAAGTGCCTCACTCAATGGGGAGCAAAATGTATGCATTCCGGTGATTTGAATTTCGCCTGCGTGCAAAATAAGTCCTGCCGGAGCAATGCCGAGCTGATAATTGTTTCTGACAGACTGGGAGAAGAGGACGGACTTAGCGAAGTTGAGGCTATTAAAGCCAGATTGAATTGCAAAAATCCAGTACTCTGCACTATGTCATCTTCGCCCGGGGTGAGCAGTAACCGGCCTGAAATTAATTATCTTTTCGGGGTTAAAGGCAGTATGGGCTGGCCTGTAACCCGCGGCGGACTGAGGCGAGCAATGCTCGAAATCTATGGCATTAGCGTTAACCGGCCGATAGAAAAGGAAAGTTTTGTCGAACTGAATCCGCTGCGTCTACTTATTGCCGATGATTCGGAAAACAACCGCACGCTTTTTGACTTTTTCCTCAAGGATACACCTTTCAGGCTCTGGTATGCCAGCGACGGTGAAGAGGCTGTGCAGATTTACCGTGAAAATAATTTTGACCTTGTACTGATGGATATCCAAATGCCCGTTAAAGACGGACTTGATGCTACTCGGGAGATCAGGGCTTACGAGCTGGAAAACGGTTATCCTTCCACCCCGGTGATAGCTCTTTCCGCCAGCAGCCGGGAGGAAGATAAGAAAAGATGCCTCGAGGCCGGGTGCAACGGATTCATGAGTAAACCGATCAAAAAAATTGTCCTGATAAAAGGCATCCTCAAGTACGGTTCTTAATTATATTTTATTTTTTGCGGAGCCAGTTTCCCAGTGCTTCCTGCAGCGCGGACGCGGCCAGATGGGCGCAATGGGTTTTGTCTTTCGGCAGTCCTCCCAGTTTCTCAAGTATGTTCTCCCCACCTATTTCGGAAGCCCGGTCAATAGTTTTACCGCTGCATAGTTCACAGGCCATATCGCCGCTGACTATGCTGGGACCACATCCGGTTGTGAAGAATGATGCCTCGGTAATGGTCTCGTTTTCCACTTTGAGGAATATTTTAATTAAATCACCGCAGGTCCCCTTCATTTCTCCTACAGAATCAGGATTATCCATGAGTTTTGCGTAGGTGGGGTTATGCCAGCGTGAAGTCTCTCCCCCGAACATATCGTGGGCTGCGTCATTGCATTGCTGCTGAATATCGGAAAGAATATTGTCCAGATCATCAACCATAAAAAACTCCTTGTTTGAATAGGCGAATTGAGGTTGGCTCATGCAGGAATAAAATGCAATAATCTTTTAGCATTTTTTTGTCCTTCCGATATTAATATTGTAATTATACAGGATTTATTGTTGAATAGAAGGAAGTCGGATTTTTTATAATGGAATTAAGACAACTCAGATATTTTATTGCCGTAGCCGAAGAGTTACATTTCGGCAGGGCGGCCCGCAGGGTCCACATAGCCCAGCCTCCTTTCTCACAGCAGATCAAGGGACTGGAAGAGGAGATTGGCGCACGTCTGCTGGAGCGTAACAGCCGAAAGGTGCGGCTGACCAATGAGGGCAGATATTTTTACAAGCAGGCCATGGATATCGTGGCGCATGCTGAAGAGGCGGTGGCGACAGCAGGACGAATGGCCAAAGGTGAATATGGCAATGTCCGGGTGGGATTTCTTGAAATCGCCATGGACAGCCTTCTGCCCGAGGCGGTGCGTTCATTCAGCCACCGTTATCCCGGAGTCTCAGTGCGTTTAAGTCAGTTCGGGGCTGCCATCCAGCTGGAAAAAATTCATTCGGGTGAACTTGATGTGGGATTTTGCACTGTGTATCTTAATGCGATGGAGGGGCTTTCCTCGGTTAAACTGTTTTCAAAAAAACATGTTCTCGCCGTGCCGGAAGATCATATCTTTACCGCAAAAAAAAGCGTATCATTGCAGGATATCGCAAGTGAGAACCTGCTTATGTTCCCCCGGACCGGGCAGCCGGATCTTTATGATTCCATTATGGAGGCATTTACCTCCAGGGGGCTGGTCCCGAATGTCCGGCAGGAAATATCCGGCCTTTCCGGGGCGTCAGCCCTGATCTCTTCCGGCATGGGAGTTGCCTTTCTTCCAGACAACAGCCGTGTTTCCAGAAAAGGTATCGCCATGGTTCCTATCAGCGAGAAATTCCCCAGTATGGATATTTTCATGGTCTGGAACAGGGAGGATTATTCCAATACGGCAGGTGTTTTCATGGAATGGGTGGCTGACTATTTTTCGGTTTCCGGCGCTTTTGCCGGAGAAGTCAGCGGTTAGTTTGTTTTTTCAGGGTTGGTAAATGACTGATATTCTCGATGGACTTGAAATATCATGGGTTCCTTCGATTACCGAAGTTGACCGTGAAGAATGGGACTGCCTCGCCAAGGGGCTGAATTTCCCGTTTCTGGAGTGGGATTGGCTGCGGCTTATTGAGCAGAGCGGCAGTGCCTCTCCTGAGAGCGGCTGGCTTACAGCCCATCTGCTTGTCCGCTATGAGGGAAAGCTGGTTGGGGCCGCACCTTTGTTTGTCCGGGATCAGAGTGAAGGAGAATTCATTTTTGACCGGGTCTGGATGGAAGTCGCCAAGAAGGGCGGTCTTACATATTTTCCTAAAATTGTAGGCATGAGTCCTTTTACTCCCGCTTCGGGCTACCGTTTTCTTATTTCTCCTGATCTACCCGACAAAAGAATCAGCGGATTGATATGCCGTACACTTGACCGTTTTTGTTCTGTAAATGGACTGGGAAGTTGTGCCTTTAATTTTGTAGACCCTGACTGGGTAACCGAAATGGAGGCTTTCGGTTACGCGGCGTGGAAACATCAAGGATATGTCTGGGAAAATCATGATTACAGGGATTTCGATCACTGGCTGCTGACCATGAACAGTAACAGGCGCAAGACCATCCGCCGGGAGCGAAAAGCCCTGCGGCGAGAGAATGTCCGGGTGGAAATACTTACCGGGTACGATATCCCGGACAGTTATTTTGATCTCATGTTTCGCTGTTATGAATCTACCAATGACAAGTTCGGTGTCTGGAGTTGTAAATATCTGACTCCCCGCTTTTTTGACGGCTTGAAGCATAGCATGAGGGAAAATCTCATGTTTACTGTTGCTTATCGCGGAGATGATCCTGATCCTCTGGCTATGTCCATGTTTGTTTTTTCCGGGGACAGGCTTTGGGGCAGGTATTGGGGCTGTTTTGAGGAAGTGCGCTTCCTTCATTTTGAGCTTTGTTATTACGCGCCTATCGAGTGGGCAATGAAGAATGGTATAAATTTATACGATCCGGGCATGGGCGGGGAACACAAGGCCAGACGCGGATTTTTTTCCACGCCCTCTTACAGTCTGCATAAATTTACCGATCCGTCCATGGACCTGACCTTTAAGACTTATATTCAGGAAGTTAATAATCTTGAAAACGGTTATATCAGCGAAATGAACGAACTCATGCCTGTAGGGAGTCCAGAGAACAGCGAAGATTAGTTGCGCTGTTTCAGCAGAAAATTACGCACATCATCCGTAATGGAAATCTCTTCATATCCTTGGAACTGATGGTCGTTGTCATAAGAAATTATTTGAGCTCCGGCTCTTTTGAGTATCGATTTCATATGATTCTGATCCAGCAGTTCATCCTGTTCCCCGAGCAGGGCCAGCACCTGTCCTTTTATAGTACCTTTTTCTGCGATGCCTTTCTCCAGCTCTTCTTCGACCATAGCGAAGCGGTCAACATGTTCCTGCTTGATGAGGATGCTGTCCCCATTGGCGAATTCGTAAACATCGCCCAGACGGCTGCGAACCAGCGCGGCCGGATTGAGTGCCGGATTGATCAGAAGCGCAGGAACGCCATGACGAAGGTGCATGATCAAAGAATACAGTCCTCCCATAGAAGAACCCTGCATTACAACAGGCAGATCTTTGCTTTTCATGACAATGTCATCAATAATTTCGAGGCTTTCCAGCGGGTCCGCGGGCAGGTCGGGACTTATTAGTTCATGGTCCGGGTAATTTTTGCCAAGCGCGGCTGCCTTGGAGTTTGCACCGCTTGATCCGAATCCATGAATGTTAATAAAAATATTTTTCATATCAGTAAGATTGGGGTATGTTGGTTGCAAATATGAGATGAATTTCGTTCAAATATTACTGATTAAATAATCAAAAGCTTGCCTGCCCGCAAGGGAAACCTACTTTTGTCTGGCTGGTGTGGAATCTGTATTTGTCCGGTCCGTATAAATATGCTTAGGAGATGGCGTGATATCTTACAGTACTTGTTTTGCTGAAAAATCGGGAGTGCGAGGTGAGTAAAGAACATCCGGCGATTGTTTTTTTCAGCGGAGGTACTGCTTTGAACGGGTTGGCCGCTGAACTCGCTAAAGTCAATCCGGAATGCGCGTATATCATTACCACTTTTGATTCCGGAGGCAGTTCCGCCGCTCTGCGGGAGGTTTTTGATATGCCTGCGGTAGGGGATGTCCGTAACCGTATGCTGGCTCTTGCCGATACGGAAAGTCCCGAGAGAAAAAATATAGTGGATCTACTGAATACCAGACTTCCTCCTTTTGCGGATCGTACCGCGCTTAACGGGCAGCTTTCCCATCTGGCCAGTGGTTCACATCCGCTTATGGAAGCCCTTCCTGAAGTTATCCGTAAAATCCTTTCCGAGCGCTTTGCCATGTTTATCGAACTGGTAGGTGATAATTTTGATCCGCTGAACGCAAGTCTGGGAAATATTGTACTTGCGACCGGATTTATGGTGCACGAAAGGGTATTGGTCCAGTCCATAGCTCAGCTTTCCAGACTGATCGGAGTGCGGGGAATTGTTCGGGCAGCCACTGTGGATAACGGGCATCTGGCGGTACGCTTGATGAAC is a window of Maridesulfovibrio sp. DNA encoding:
- a CDS encoding iron-sulfur cluster assembly scaffold protein, coding for MVDDLDNILSDIQQQCNDAAHDMFGGETSRWHNPTYAKLMDNPDSVGEMKGTCGDLIKIFLKVENETITEASFFTTGCGPSIVSGDMACELCSGKTIDRASEIGGENILEKLGGLPKDKTHCAHLAASALQEALGNWLRKK
- a CDS encoding LysR substrate-binding domain-containing protein, translating into MELRQLRYFIAVAEELHFGRAARRVHIAQPPFSQQIKGLEEEIGARLLERNSRKVRLTNEGRYFYKQAMDIVAHAEEAVATAGRMAKGEYGNVRVGFLEIAMDSLLPEAVRSFSHRYPGVSVRLSQFGAAIQLEKIHSGELDVGFCTVYLNAMEGLSSVKLFSKKHVLAVPEDHIFTAKKSVSLQDIASENLLMFPRTGQPDLYDSIMEAFTSRGLVPNVRQEISGLSGASALISSGMGVAFLPDNSRVSRKGIAMVPISEKFPSMDIFMVWNREDYSNTAGVFMEWVADYFSVSGAFAGEVSG
- a CDS encoding GNAT family N-acetyltransferase, which codes for MTDILDGLEISWVPSITEVDREEWDCLAKGLNFPFLEWDWLRLIEQSGSASPESGWLTAHLLVRYEGKLVGAAPLFVRDQSEGEFIFDRVWMEVAKKGGLTYFPKIVGMSPFTPASGYRFLISPDLPDKRISGLICRTLDRFCSVNGLGSCAFNFVDPDWVTEMEAFGYAAWKHQGYVWENHDYRDFDHWLLTMNSNRRKTIRRERKALRRENVRVEILTGYDIPDSYFDLMFRCYESTNDKFGVWSCKYLTPRFFDGLKHSMRENLMFTVAYRGDDPDPLAMSMFVFSGDRLWGRYWGCFEEVRFLHFELCYYAPIEWAMKNGINLYDPGMGGEHKARRGFFSTPSYSLHKFTDPSMDLTFKTYIQEVNNLENGYISEMNELMPVGSPENSED
- a CDS encoding YqiA/YcfP family alpha/beta fold hydrolase produces the protein MKNIFINIHGFGSSGANSKAAALGKNYPDHELISPDLPADPLESLEIIDDIVMKSKDLPVVMQGSSMGGLYSLIMHLRHGVPALLINPALNPAALVRSRLGDVYEFANGDSILIKQEHVDRFAMVEEELEKGIAEKGTIKGQVLALLGEQDELLDQNHMKSILKRAGAQIISYDNDHQFQGYEEISITDDVRNFLLKQRN